The Bacillus sp. Y1 genome has a window encoding:
- a CDS encoding AraC family transcriptional regulator encodes MFVADLEEYLKTYDEIETVSMTTGIIQIHEILPLINSPKTGNKMHTEEVLSGDIFMKNTEKMTFKKHPRFVEVLPHKHDFLEVSYAYRGGFTQVINNQVVRMEEGDLTILDTDVVHTINKVSEESIIINILIRKDYFNQSILARLTENDLISEFVIDAIYKPNMNGRYLYFPSRGNEKIQHYIATAMCEFLDPDVATIEVINCNVILLFTELLRLSKKSNLQVNDVTKGKSSLVEILNYMEEHYLTITLSEVAEHFHFHPNYFSRFFKENLGKTFSEMIQELRLRQAKLLLENTTFQINHIADEVGYTNFNHFYKKFKEHYHVTPAEYRKQFIEQRDKKA; translated from the coding sequence GTGTTTGTTGCTGACTTAGAAGAGTATTTAAAAACCTATGATGAAATCGAAACCGTCTCCATGACAACAGGAATTATCCAGATCCATGAGATATTACCTTTAATTAATTCGCCGAAAACAGGAAATAAGATGCATACCGAAGAGGTTCTCTCAGGGGATATATTCATGAAAAATACGGAAAAAATGACTTTTAAGAAGCATCCCCGTTTTGTGGAGGTGCTCCCCCATAAACATGATTTTCTAGAAGTTAGCTATGCATATAGGGGAGGTTTCACCCAAGTGATTAATAACCAGGTGGTGAGAATGGAGGAGGGTGACCTAACCATATTGGATACGGATGTGGTTCACACCATCAATAAAGTGTCAGAAGAATCCATCATCATTAATATTCTGATTAGGAAGGATTATTTTAATCAAAGTATTTTAGCTCGTTTAACAGAAAATGACCTCATTTCGGAATTTGTGATCGATGCCATTTATAAACCGAATATGAATGGACGTTACCTTTACTTTCCCTCACGTGGTAATGAGAAAATCCAGCATTATATCGCTACAGCCATGTGTGAATTCTTGGACCCTGATGTGGCAACGATTGAAGTGATTAACTGTAACGTAATCCTTTTATTTACAGAGCTTTTGAGGTTGTCCAAAAAAAGCAATCTTCAAGTTAATGATGTAACAAAGGGAAAAAGTTCCCTTGTAGAAATTCTTAATTATATGGAGGAACATTATCTAACGATCACCCTTAGCGAGGTTGCTGAACACTTTCACTTTCACCCTAACTATTTTAGTAGGTTTTTTAAAGAGAATCTGGGTAAGACCTTTAGTGAAATGATTCAAGAACTTCGACTGCGCCAGGCAAAACTATTACTTGAAAATACAACATTCCAAATCAATCATATTGCGGATGAAGTAGGCTACACCAATTTCAATCATTTCTATAAAAAGTTTAAGGAGCATTATCACGTTACGCCTGCCGAATACCGAAAACAGTTTATCGAGCAGAGGGATAAGAAGGCTTGA
- a CDS encoding response regulator, whose product MRGRGQIRKILTIVVDDENRIRRGIERLVQSTVDDFHVIGSFPSALELLNAYEKEAFVFDLLITDIKMPGMDGLDLIETLRKRASFEAVVISGFNDFKYLQTAIRAGAIDYLVKPIVREDFKVQLGKVKAKIKQKWLDEEKNEEIDAELLFLKQSQQLSDLTKVREIDLSELEWTKKFSYGAYKLYYLALDQSLENGSIEEWKNVVENTIHRVFKKKCRYWFWKGEESTYWILMEGDVGEQDVARELQIQLKQSGSSMHTLAVSDEFHEVSLISSMKNHLQTLMQLRLLYGGNKVFTFSQLQQLTAVKGKEIKGLDSVISKMVHSLEGEREEEAFDLLQKYLLELKSLSSPQDIEKYIQSLSVQLVNVLLKDSSNKGDVSLIQEAIQFTRKATSFSSLREELSRWLTRIFQIRKNSIQQNEVDPIHIAKKWIKLHLGVNITIEKIAREIPMNPTYFCEYFKSQTGETILDYVTRTRIEKAKELLVTTDLKIYDIAEQVGYADTKYFSKLFKKYYGEVPSKFKDKVKTEL is encoded by the coding sequence ATGAGGGGGAGAGGGCAAATTAGAAAGATACTTACAATTGTTGTGGATGATGAAAATCGAATTCGCAGGGGAATCGAACGATTAGTTCAAAGTACTGTAGATGATTTTCACGTTATTGGAAGTTTCCCAAGTGCGCTAGAGTTATTGAATGCCTACGAAAAAGAGGCGTTTGTCTTTGATTTATTAATTACAGACATTAAGATGCCAGGAATGGATGGACTGGATTTAATCGAGACATTAAGAAAACGGGCTTCCTTTGAAGCGGTTGTTATCAGCGGATTCAATGATTTTAAATACTTACAAACAGCCATCCGTGCAGGAGCCATTGACTATTTGGTTAAACCGATTGTTAGGGAAGATTTCAAGGTGCAGTTAGGGAAGGTAAAAGCAAAAATAAAACAAAAATGGCTTGATGAAGAGAAAAACGAAGAAATAGATGCGGAACTACTTTTTCTAAAGCAAAGCCAGCAACTAAGTGATTTGACAAAAGTAAGGGAAATCGATTTATCGGAGCTTGAGTGGACGAAGAAATTTTCTTATGGAGCTTACAAACTCTATTATCTAGCCTTGGACCAATCGCTTGAAAATGGATCTATAGAGGAATGGAAGAATGTGGTTGAGAATACGATTCACCGGGTATTTAAAAAGAAGTGCAGGTATTGGTTTTGGAAAGGAGAAGAGTCAACGTATTGGATTCTTATGGAGGGTGATGTAGGGGAGCAGGATGTCGCAAGAGAACTACAAATTCAGTTGAAACAATCTGGATCGTCGATGCATACTTTGGCCGTAAGTGATGAATTTCATGAGGTATCCCTCATTTCTTCCATGAAGAACCATTTACAAACGCTCATGCAACTCCGGTTATTATATGGTGGAAATAAAGTCTTTACGTTTTCTCAACTTCAGCAATTAACAGCTGTGAAAGGCAAAGAAATAAAGGGCTTGGATTCCGTCATCAGTAAAATGGTTCATTCTTTGGAAGGAGAAAGGGAAGAGGAGGCATTTGATTTATTACAGAAGTACTTACTTGAGCTTAAAAGTCTTTCGTCTCCTCAAGATATAGAGAAGTATATACAATCTCTTTCTGTTCAACTGGTCAACGTTCTTTTAAAGGATTCTAGTAATAAAGGAGATGTTAGCCTTATCCAAGAAGCCATCCAATTCACTAGGAAGGCAACAAGCTTTTCAAGTTTACGAGAGGAACTGTCTAGATGGCTGACAAGAATTTTTCAAATAAGAAAAAATAGTATCCAGCAAAATGAAGTTGATCCCATTCATATCGCGAAGAAGTGGATTAAATTGCATTTGGGTGTAAATATCACCATAGAAAAGATTGCTCGTGAGATCCCGATGAATCCTACGTATTTTTGTGAGTATTTTAAAAGTCAGACCGGAGAAACCATTCTTGATTATGTAACCAGAACGAGGATAGAAAAGGCGAAGGAGCTCCTAGTAACAACGGACCTTAAAATCTATGATATTGCAGAGCAAGTTGGCTATGCAGATACAAAGTATTTTAGTAAGTTATTTAAAAAGTATTACGGGGAAGTGCCATCTAAATTTAAAGATAAGGTAAAAACAGAGTTGTAA
- a CDS encoding sugar ABC transporter ATP-binding protein, translating to MSDFVLELRGITKTFPGVKALDNVQFQLGPGEIHALMGENGAGKSTFIKVITGVHQPDEGQMFLNGKEVNFKNPTEAQKVGIAAIYQHVTCYPDLSVTENIFMGHEKIQKGTRRIRWKEMHEEANRLLKELGASFDAKTIMGTLSVAQQQMVEIAKALSTHAKIIIMDEPTAALSRNESEDLYRITEKLRDSGTSIIFISHRFEDMYRLASKVTVFRDSKYIGSWGVHDISNEDLIVAMVGREIKQLFPKVEATIGPEVLRVEGLGKTGFFADVSFTLRKGEILGITGLVGAGRSEVCQAIFGVEPADKGKIFVKGVETTIQTPLQAMNKGIGYLPEDRQQQGLILSWGIDKNITLSSLPLISKKGWMNRKKEDEYANNLSKKVNVKTPSVANLVSSLSGGNQQKVAVAKLLMTGLDIIILDEPTKGVDVGAKSAIYEIISNLAAQGYGVIMVSSEMPEVISMSDRILVMREGRITAEIQAKQATQEAILEAAMASKESTEGQSLEASGL from the coding sequence ATGTCTGATTTTGTTCTTGAACTGAGAGGGATAACCAAGACTTTTCCAGGTGTAAAAGCTCTTGATAATGTTCAATTTCAGTTAGGGCCGGGAGAGATTCATGCATTAATGGGGGAAAATGGAGCGGGAAAATCGACTTTTATCAAGGTTATTACCGGCGTTCATCAGCCAGATGAGGGGCAGATGTTCCTTAACGGAAAAGAGGTCAATTTTAAAAATCCAACAGAAGCGCAAAAGGTAGGGATTGCTGCCATTTATCAGCATGTGACCTGCTATCCTGACTTAAGTGTGACGGAAAATATTTTTATGGGTCACGAAAAGATACAAAAAGGGACAAGAAGAATTCGATGGAAGGAAATGCATGAGGAAGCCAACCGATTGTTAAAGGAATTAGGTGCCAGCTTTGATGCCAAAACCATTATGGGAACGCTCAGTGTCGCACAGCAGCAGATGGTTGAGATTGCAAAAGCCTTGTCCACCCATGCGAAAATCATCATTATGGATGAACCAACAGCAGCCTTGAGTCGAAACGAAAGTGAAGATCTTTATCGAATAACGGAGAAGTTACGAGATAGTGGGACATCGATCATCTTCATTTCTCATCGGTTCGAGGATATGTACCGGTTGGCAAGCAAGGTAACCGTTTTTAGAGACTCCAAATATATCGGCTCTTGGGGAGTTCATGATATTTCCAATGAAGACTTAATTGTCGCGATGGTTGGAAGAGAAATTAAGCAGCTGTTTCCAAAAGTAGAGGCTACTATTGGACCCGAAGTACTAAGAGTCGAGGGATTAGGGAAAACAGGCTTTTTTGCAGATGTCTCCTTTACGCTTCGCAAGGGAGAAATCCTTGGGATAACCGGACTAGTTGGAGCGGGACGAAGCGAGGTATGTCAAGCCATCTTTGGTGTAGAGCCGGCAGACAAAGGAAAGATTTTTGTCAAAGGGGTAGAAACAACCATTCAAACGCCTCTTCAGGCGATGAACAAAGGAATAGGATACTTGCCTGAGGACAGGCAACAGCAAGGACTCATTCTTTCATGGGGGATTGATAAAAATATTACCTTATCCTCCTTGCCTTTAATATCCAAAAAAGGCTGGATGAATCGGAAGAAGGAAGACGAGTATGCTAACAATCTATCAAAAAAAGTGAATGTGAAAACACCGAGTGTGGCCAACTTGGTTAGCTCTCTTTCAGGGGGAAATCAGCAAAAGGTGGCTGTGGCAAAGCTACTGATGACGGGTTTGGACATTATTATCCTTGATGAGCCAACGAAAGGTGTGGATGTAGGAGCCAAGTCGGCCATCTATGAAATTATCAGCAATTTGGCTGCACAAGGATACGGCGTTATTATGGTTTCCTCGGAGATGCCAGAAGTGATCAGTATGAGTGACCGAATTCTCGTGATGAGAGAGGGAAGAATTACGGCAGAAATTCAAGCAAAGCAGGCGACACAGGAAGCGATTCTTGAAGCAGCGATGGCGAGTAAGGAATCAACAGAAGGTCAATCGCTTGAGGCATCTGGCTTATAA
- a CDS encoding ABC transporter permease: MDQVNKKPFSWKGFFLQWEWMLILLFLVVNVINTNLSPFYLDSVGLRDATMTFLDKAFMVFPMVMIMILRDIDISVSSTVALASVVMAHMYTLGVPMELAVVICLAVGAICGLINGLLIVRFKELSAVIVTLSTMIIYRGIAYIILEDQSAGSFPEWFGFLGWGYVGGVPFILIAFVVMAVLFGLLLHKTTFGRRIYAIGNNPTASRFSGVQVDKIKIIVFTLAGVMAAITALFLTSRMGSTRPNVALGYELDVIAMVVLGGISTAGGKGKMIGAIIAVFLIGFLRYGLGLINMPAQVLMIIIGLLLIVAVMVPNLKPKAKAKGKPPKSQDQQIAG; this comes from the coding sequence ATGGATCAGGTCAACAAAAAACCATTTTCATGGAAGGGCTTCTTCCTGCAGTGGGAATGGATGCTCATCCTATTGTTTCTAGTTGTTAATGTCATTAATACGAATCTATCACCTTTCTATTTAGATAGTGTTGGTTTACGAGATGCGACGATGACGTTCTTGGATAAGGCCTTTATGGTCTTTCCGATGGTGATGATTATGATCTTGCGTGATATTGATATTTCCGTTTCATCCACAGTAGCTTTGGCTTCGGTGGTAATGGCTCATATGTATACCTTAGGAGTTCCGATGGAGTTAGCGGTTGTGATTTGCCTAGCGGTGGGAGCGATTTGCGGGTTAATTAACGGACTGCTTATTGTAAGGTTTAAGGAACTTTCAGCGGTTATCGTTACTCTCTCTACCATGATTATCTATCGCGGAATTGCTTATATCATTCTAGAAGATCAATCAGCAGGTTCTTTCCCTGAATGGTTTGGATTCTTGGGATGGGGATATGTTGGTGGCGTTCCGTTTATCTTGATTGCCTTTGTTGTGATGGCTGTGCTGTTTGGGTTATTGCTGCACAAAACGACCTTTGGAAGACGAATATACGCCATCGGAAATAATCCAACAGCCAGTCGTTTCTCGGGTGTGCAAGTGGATAAAATTAAAATTATTGTTTTTACACTTGCTGGTGTGATGGCAGCTATTACGGCTCTCTTTTTAACATCAAGAATGGGCAGTACAAGACCCAATGTGGCGCTCGGATACGAGTTAGATGTGATCGCGATGGTGGTGTTAGGTGGGATTAGTACAGCTGGTGGGAAAGGAAAAATGATTGGTGCCATTATCGCTGTTTTCCTCATCGGATTTTTACGATATGGACTGGGACTAATCAATATGCCAGCGCAAGTACTGATGATCATTATTGGACTGTTGCTCATTGTAGCGGTCATGGTTCCTAATCTAAAACCAAAAGCGAAGGCAAAAGGAAAGCCACCGAAGAGTCAAGATCAACAGATCGCAGGATAA
- the rhaS gene encoding rhamnose ABC transporter substrate-binding protein: MKKLFLGFLSIFLVFSMLAACSQTSSNEGSGDSGSKDGKKRFAIVFKNTGNPYGEKQMDGFKQAIEALGHEAILKAPDQPTAEAQIQMIEELISQKVDSIAIVGNDPDALQPALKKAMDQGIKVLSLDSAVNAQSRMVHVNQADPVAIGRVQIEAISEMIGGKGQIAVLSATSQATNQNAWIEQMKETLKDPKYKDIELVKVAYGDDLRDKSVSETEALLKSYPDLKGIIAPTTVGIAAAGKVLTDKGLKDKVHLTGLGLPSEMAEYIESGVCDWMYLWNPIDVGYLAGYAADALVNETIAGKVGDKFTAGDLGEKEVVEDGDGTQIMLGDPFKFDASNIAEWKEVY, from the coding sequence ATGAAAAAGCTGTTCCTAGGATTTTTGTCAATTTTTCTAGTATTCTCAATGCTTGCGGCCTGTTCGCAAACATCCTCAAACGAGGGATCTGGCGATTCTGGTAGTAAGGATGGGAAGAAGCGTTTTGCCATCGTCTTTAAAAACACCGGTAACCCTTATGGGGAAAAACAAATGGATGGGTTTAAGCAAGCGATTGAAGCGCTTGGTCATGAAGCAATCTTAAAAGCGCCAGACCAGCCGACTGCTGAAGCTCAAATTCAAATGATTGAAGAGCTGATCTCGCAAAAAGTGGATAGCATTGCGATCGTAGGAAATGATCCAGATGCTCTTCAACCAGCCTTGAAAAAAGCAATGGACCAAGGCATTAAAGTTCTCTCTCTTGACTCTGCTGTTAACGCGCAAAGTCGTATGGTTCACGTTAACCAAGCGGACCCTGTTGCAATTGGACGTGTACAAATTGAAGCCATTTCTGAAATGATTGGTGGAAAAGGACAAATTGCCGTACTTAGTGCAACTTCTCAAGCCACAAACCAAAACGCTTGGATTGAGCAAATGAAGGAAACCTTAAAGGATCCAAAATATAAAGATATTGAACTTGTAAAAGTTGCTTACGGTGATGACTTACGTGACAAGAGTGTATCTGAAACAGAAGCTCTATTAAAGTCTTATCCTGATCTAAAAGGAATTATTGCTCCAACAACCGTAGGGATTGCGGCTGCTGGAAAGGTGTTAACGGACAAAGGCTTAAAGGATAAGGTTCACTTAACAGGTCTTGGATTACCAAGTGAAATGGCTGAGTATATTGAAAGTGGTGTCTGTGATTGGATGTACCTATGGAATCCAATTGATGTAGGATACTTAGCAGGATACGCTGCGGATGCCCTTGTGAATGAAACGATTGCTGGAAAAGTGGGAGACAAATTCACGGCTGGAGATCTTGGTGAGAAGGAAGTAGTGGAAGACGGTGATGGCACGCAAATCATGCTTGGCGATCCATTCAAATTTGATGCCAGCAATATTGCGGAGTGGAAAGAAGTATATTAA
- a CDS encoding ABC transporter permease — protein sequence MNTNNGQKGTLIENIAKFREVGLLGFIIILSVVIQWRNSSFLTLENINDMITNTAILSILAVGMMLVIITRGIDLSIGATLALSGMIAALTVGAFPNLSPILAILLGTFIGLVSGVILGAIISKGGVLPIIATLGMMYIFRGLTFMVSGGQWVSAHQMPESFKGIATGSFLGINNLILIAVLIYVAFYYFINHTRTGRQIYAVGSNPDSAKISGINHDKIIWLVYTIMGGLSGLAGVLWVSKFASAQGDTASGYELTVIAACVLGGVNIAGGSGKISGIILGSVLIGIMNNALPLINVSPFWQTGIQGSIILIAVVLNALVKRGVDMNALMRRRI from the coding sequence ATGAATACAAATAATGGACAAAAAGGAACGCTCATAGAAAATATAGCAAAGTTCCGTGAGGTCGGATTACTCGGCTTCATTATCATCCTATCGGTCGTCATTCAATGGAGAAATTCAAGCTTTTTAACATTGGAAAACATAAATGACATGATTACGAATACGGCAATCTTAAGCATTCTTGCGGTGGGGATGATGCTCGTTATTATCACAAGAGGAATTGATCTATCTATTGGGGCAACTCTTGCATTATCAGGAATGATTGCTGCCTTAACGGTTGGAGCTTTTCCTAATCTGAGCCCCATCTTGGCCATTTTATTAGGAACTTTTATTGGGTTGGTCAGTGGAGTCATCTTAGGGGCGATTATTTCAAAGGGAGGCGTCCTTCCCATCATCGCAACACTGGGGATGATGTATATCTTCCGTGGTCTTACCTTTATGGTGAGCGGTGGACAGTGGGTGAGCGCTCATCAAATGCCAGAGAGTTTTAAAGGCATCGCAACAGGTTCGTTTTTAGGAATCAATAATCTTATTTTAATAGCTGTACTCATTTATGTAGCATTCTACTATTTTATCAATCATACAAGAACAGGCAGACAAATTTATGCGGTAGGAAGCAATCCAGATTCAGCAAAAATAAGCGGAATTAACCATGATAAGATTATCTGGCTTGTTTACACGATTATGGGTGGTCTTTCAGGTTTGGCTGGGGTGTTGTGGGTATCGAAATTCGCTTCTGCACAAGGAGATACAGCGTCCGGTTATGAGTTAACAGTCATTGCTGCATGCGTGCTTGGTGGAGTAAATATTGCGGGAGGATCGGGGAAAATCTCAGGAATTATCCTAGGCTCGGTGTTAATTGGGATTATGAATAATGCCCTTCCTTTAATTAATGTTTCTCCCTTCTGGCAGACAGGAATACAAGGGTCCATTATCCTCATCGCTGTTGTCTTAAATGCTCTTGTGAAACGAGGAGTAGATATGAATGCTCTCATGAGGAGGAGGATCTAA
- a CDS encoding family 78 glycoside hydrolase catalytic domain, which translates to MSFKRSLIIVLSFLLTFSLLYPVTETVEASPPGTITNLQVEYMENPIGVDSENPRFSWNMVSNVRGAKQLAYELVIADSEKNLKQGEYVWSSRKVTSSQSVNVKYTGEAKLTASTRYFWKVKVWDQDNKVLESKQNAFFETGLMSKDGTTNWDGAQWITNNKAATDPVNVTLFRTEQKVTNKPIQNAQLYISSLGIYEAFINGKEVQLLQGQEQAVDETFNPGWTDYNSYVNYQAYDVTSYLSNKSHLSLGVMVGKGWYAGRIGQVGQYTKVSGNKLALLAKLVITYKDGSTDVIVTNESNWKSSEKSPIKSNDFFDGETYDAIVAKEIEGWNNVKYDDSEWSPVSSFIYKGEVKGSRAAAARVAEEYTQQPIGAYKYSEIEQSVQNGGESSYDFGHAITTKVKPNSTIHLKAGEILIVDMGQNMAGVPNIKVSGDTGSTVTMRFAEMINDGKKNPKIMSGGSDGPKDTLYRKALTSAAQTDKYILSGQGVEEYQPVFTFHGYRYMEVTADADLRIHSAEGKVITSVKDQTGDITTSNSDVNKLFSNVLWGQRSNYLSIPTDSPQRAERAGWTGDAQLFAQSAVYNYNDFSFLENYSEIMDTHNKNNNGIYGSIMPGAFVGFFANTVASGWSDSGIIIPWVLYQQTGDTTVIEKNFAQMEKYMDYVEKSGYNTGLFGDWLAFQATSTVYLNTIYRAYDAQLMAKMAKVIGNETAVDKYEELYAKTKSDFVNKYFDDKGNLLTASADNFTQSRHGYPGADNAQTGLLWALKLGLYETEQQRETMVQNLTANIKNEGSLIRPGQPENTLAVGFLGVNVLLPTLSDIGDNDLAYTLLLQDEMPSWLYSVKNGATTIWERWNSYSIEDSFGDSGMNSFNHYSYGAVAEWMYKYMAGISNDPEKPGFQHFVLQPTIDGENRISWVNGSYDSVYGEIKSNWKVENGTFKYQVTIPANTSATLAIPATNVNEVTEGGVSLSKAKGIKVIEVKDGKVYCEVSSGTYDITSKVN; encoded by the coding sequence ATGAGTTTTAAACGTTCGCTAATTATTGTGTTATCGTTTCTTTTAACTTTTAGTCTTCTATATCCTGTTACCGAAACTGTAGAGGCATCTCCCCCTGGTACCATTACGAATCTGCAAGTAGAATATATGGAAAATCCAATTGGAGTAGATTCTGAGAATCCTAGATTTAGTTGGAATATGGTGTCAAATGTTCGTGGTGCCAAACAACTTGCTTATGAGCTTGTTATAGCAGATAGTGAAAAAAATTTAAAACAAGGTGAGTATGTATGGAGTAGCAGAAAAGTTACTTCTTCACAATCTGTTAATGTAAAGTATACAGGGGAAGCAAAGCTAACAGCTAGCACACGTTATTTTTGGAAGGTAAAAGTATGGGATCAAGATAATAAGGTTTTAGAATCTAAACAGAATGCCTTCTTTGAAACAGGTTTAATGAGTAAAGATGGAACAACGAATTGGGATGGAGCGCAGTGGATTACTAATAATAAAGCAGCGACTGACCCAGTCAATGTAACCCTATTCCGAACGGAGCAAAAGGTAACCAACAAACCGATACAAAATGCACAACTTTATATTTCCTCTTTAGGAATTTATGAAGCATTTATTAATGGGAAAGAGGTACAGTTACTTCAGGGTCAAGAACAGGCAGTGGACGAAACGTTTAACCCGGGCTGGACCGATTATAATTCCTATGTAAACTATCAAGCCTACGATGTTACCAGCTATTTATCTAACAAGAGTCATCTAAGCCTGGGAGTGATGGTAGGGAAAGGATGGTACGCAGGACGTATTGGGCAAGTAGGCCAATATACAAAGGTATCAGGGAATAAGTTAGCTTTATTAGCAAAATTGGTCATTACTTACAAGGATGGTAGCACAGATGTAATAGTTACGAATGAATCAAATTGGAAATCTAGTGAAAAGAGTCCCATTAAATCAAATGACTTTTTTGATGGGGAGACATATGACGCGATTGTCGCTAAGGAAATTGAAGGATGGAATAATGTCAAATATGATGACAGTGAATGGTCACCTGTCTCAAGTTTTATTTATAAAGGTGAGGTAAAAGGGAGTCGAGCTGCAGCTGCACGAGTAGCAGAAGAATATACCCAACAACCAATTGGAGCGTATAAATATAGTGAAATAGAGCAGTCCGTCCAAAATGGTGGAGAATCTTCTTACGATTTTGGTCATGCCATAACAACAAAAGTGAAGCCAAACTCTACAATCCATCTTAAGGCGGGAGAAATACTTATCGTTGATATGGGGCAGAATATGGCCGGGGTACCAAATATTAAAGTCTCTGGTGATACAGGAAGTACTGTTACCATGAGATTTGCTGAAATGATTAATGATGGGAAGAAAAATCCGAAAATTATGTCAGGTGGTAGTGACGGACCAAAGGATACCCTTTATCGAAAAGCGTTAACAAGTGCTGCCCAAACGGATAAATATATTCTTTCGGGACAGGGTGTAGAAGAATATCAGCCAGTATTTACTTTCCATGGTTATAGGTATATGGAAGTGACAGCCGATGCAGATCTTAGAATACACTCAGCAGAAGGAAAGGTCATCACCTCAGTAAAAGATCAGACAGGAGATATCACTACTTCTAATAGTGATGTAAATAAATTATTTTCGAATGTGTTATGGGGACAGAGATCGAATTACCTTTCCATTCCTACTGACTCTCCGCAAAGAGCCGAGCGTGCAGGCTGGACGGGAGATGCTCAATTATTTGCACAGTCAGCGGTTTATAACTATAATGACTTTTCATTTTTAGAGAATTATAGTGAGATCATGGATACACATAATAAAAATAATAATGGTATTTATGGAAGCATTATGCCTGGTGCGTTTGTTGGATTTTTTGCTAATACGGTAGCTTCCGGATGGAGTGATTCGGGGATCATTATTCCATGGGTATTATACCAACAAACAGGAGATACAACAGTCATCGAAAAGAATTTTGCTCAGATGGAAAAGTATATGGATTACGTTGAAAAAAGTGGTTATAACACGGGATTATTTGGGGATTGGTTGGCGTTTCAAGCAACCTCTACCGTCTATTTAAATACAATCTATCGTGCTTATGATGCACAATTAATGGCTAAAATGGCCAAGGTAATTGGAAATGAGACAGCAGTAGACAAGTACGAAGAGTTATATGCAAAGACTAAGTCTGATTTTGTAAATAAATACTTTGATGACAAGGGTAATTTACTTACAGCTAGTGCAGATAATTTTACTCAATCAAGACATGGATATCCTGGAGCTGATAACGCACAAACGGGATTACTTTGGGCTTTGAAACTTGGATTATATGAGACGGAACAACAAAGAGAAACAATGGTTCAAAACCTTACAGCAAATATTAAAAATGAGGGAAGTTTGATTCGTCCAGGTCAACCAGAAAATACATTAGCAGTTGGTTTCCTTGGAGTAAATGTTCTTCTACCAACATTATCTGATATAGGGGATAATGATTTAGCTTATACACTACTATTACAAGATGAAATGCCATCTTGGTTATACAGTGTAAAAAATGGTGCAACGACGATTTGGGAGAGATGGAATTCCTACTCTATTGAGGATAGCTTTGGTGATTCAGGTATGAATTCTTTTAATCACTATTCTTATGGAGCGGTAGCTGAATGGATGTATAAATATATGGCTGGAATCTCAAATGACCCTGAAAAACCAGGATTTCAACATTTTGTCTTGCAACCAACCATTGATGGGGAAAATCGTATATCTTGGGTGAATGGATCCTATGATTCAGTCTATGGGGAAATAAAGAGTAATTGGAAGGTAGAGAACGGTACATTCAAGTATCAAGTAACGATACCAGCTAACACATCTGCAACCTTAGCCATTCCAGCTACTAATGTAAATGAAGTGACAGAAGGTGGAGTCTCACTTTCAAAAGCTAAGGGAATAAAGGTAATTGAGGTGAAAGATGGAAAGGTGTATTGTGAGGTAAGCTCAGGAACATATGATATAACATCTAAGGTGAATTAA